The Miscanthus floridulus cultivar M001 chromosome 6, ASM1932011v1, whole genome shotgun sequence genomic interval TTTCCTCTAAAAATAATAGAGTGTGTTATGTCAAGTAATAATACTTAAGACTAACAAGCAAATTCACATTATTATAATGATGACAGTAACAATGAATTAGTTCAGAAGGACATACCTTTTCTTAGTTCGGAGCAGAGGAACATCTTCAGGTGTGCAATAAACACAGCCGAAGTAGTGATTCTAACTTAGAGCTTTATCCATTGAAATGTCATCATGATCTTATCATTGGACTCCTAGGTCATTTAATAACTGCAATATCCCACGCATTTGAAGGTATGGGTTCTCCAGAAGTTTCTCATTGTTACACTGGCAATAACACAAACAAGTCAGCACCAACTTAATGTGGTGATAGGATACACATGGAATTAAATTTACTAAGAGGCTTGAAGTGCTTCAACATGTCAGTAGGAGCTATTCTAGGTATAAGATGCATAGCATTGTTCCTTAGTAATAATAATATAAGATAGGGGAGAAAACCTTAACCTGTTGAGCTTTTGAGATGAGGCTTTGAAGCATTCGTTGGTATATCTCTGGTTCCTCTGTCATCATTCTCTGTTAACACAGATTGTGTTAGGGCAAAGTGGACTAGAACTATCAACAATGAATCAGCAACTACCTCAATCATACCTTCAAAAGAAAAGCAGCAGAATAGTATGCTACCCTTGAATCTGTGTCATCCAGAAGACCCCTGTTGGTTGAATGGACGAATATCAAGCATCAGATTAACATTACAAATTAACCTACCAAGATAATGGAATATAAAAGGAGAATACCTGAAGAACTCATTGCCTTCTACCTCCTTCAGTGCCTCCTGATCAGCTGTGCATTTACCAATCAAAAGTAAAAGAAGTGCTGCTCGGATATCTGATGTAGCACCAGGAAGGTTGCCTCTTCCTGTGCTACCAACAGCAATACCCAATGCAATATCATCACTGGCTGCCCCTTCAAGCTGTATCAATGGCCAGAAAAACAAAGAAGTTGGTACACGGGCTACAAGCTGCATGGGAGCTATCGCAAGCCCTCTCAGAAGTAGTGCTGCCATTGATGCTTCACAGAAAGAAGTGGATTGACCAGATTGATCCATGCCAATATCTTGCAATGTCTCACTCCGGCAAAGATTCTTGTTTCCAACACTTTGGTGAGATGCAAGGGTTTCCAAATGACTATCAATGTTCTTGGATGTATAACCAAAAAGTTGACCAAGGGACTGAAGGCCCCTAACATGCATCACATTTGTGGATGGAATTCTCAGGCATAATTGAGAGAACAGCATGTCACACATCTGAAAGAGGAAGGTGCAAATCACAAATAATCAACTTTAGGATATTAGTGTAAATTTCAGTACCTCATTATGTAGGAGGTCCAGAGTAATAAACTGATTTGAAGTTCCATGGATTCCAAACAATCTTTTATATTTTTTAATCAATAAAGGTAAGTAATATGTGTACATTATTAATTTCTTTTGAATTCAGAGATTAAGAACATTGAAACTTGAAAAGCCTAATTCGTTGAACTTTATCAGAAATTCAAGTCCTTTGTGCTTACGTGGTCATTATATGCAGGAAATCTACTGAATGGAAAGAGGACCAACCCATGAACAAATATGATTTTAACACTTAAGAAAGAAGGGTGTGTGTGAGGGCGGAGGGCCATGTCACACAGCAAGTAACAAGAACCAGTCTGAAGCAGAAAGCCAGAGACTACTAACTATGAGCAGAACCAACTCATACCTTGAACAACTCCAAATTCAAATAACCATGAAAGAATATGATAGTACTTCCCATTTTAAGATGTAGCTGATGCCACctatttatttttttgaaaacTTAAGTCACCTTTAACATGTAAGGCAACTGACACCGTACGTAAATGATGCTGACTTGTATGTATGCCAGATGTGTGCACAGAAATTGAAAGACAGTAAGGAAATTACCTTTAAGATGTTTATATGGTCCGTCTCATTGTTTTGAACTACAAGTAACAAAGCACTATTCATAATATCTATAACCGCAAAAGCTTTATCAAGACAATTTTTGCTACGATCAGCAGTTGCGTGGTCTTGCGTGTCACTGTCATCCAATAATAATTTGCAACGCATAGAAATTTGTCCAGCACATATAAGAATCCCCACCTAATGAAATTGTGTTTTGACTTTAGAAGCCCACAAAGCATACAAACAGGCAGAGAGACTTCTGAACACGATAGGTCTTGGCTACCAGCAACTTCAATTTCCTCTTGAAGCTTTTGGATTTTAGACCATACAGAACCATCTGTTTCTTCACTGATTTCTGAAAGGAGCAATTCAACTAACCAAATATATCCATGGTGCCTATATGATGAAATCTGTGAGTGAAGAAGTGAGTGCAAAGTTGCCCAGCAAAGCCTAGCTCTAAGCGCGACATCAGCATCGTCACATCCATCTTTAATGCTGCTAAAACACTTGCATGATTTCGTTACTTGGATCATATAAGAAAACTCATTGTCAATCCTGGAAAATGTGCTGGCAGTTCCATCAAGTTTCCTCATAACCTTGTCCAGAAGCTACATATATAGAAATTTTGATCAGAAGTCGAAAAACAAATGTTACTCAAAAACAACAATTGTGCAGCTTCCAGGTCATCCACAAACTACTAGTCCCTACTACAAAAAAGACCTAGACATATATTTCATTGTAAAAATAGAACAGGAGTGATACATACAGCACGCTATGAGCCTTTGATCTACAAGGTAGTTGTGAAAACAGAGGGAATCTTTAACCTCAAGTGGCTGTTTCTATGTGCGTGTGTGCGGCCCATCAATACTGTACCATattaagggcgtacccagtgcagagaactcccgctctgtgcagggtctggggaagggtgtcagtggcaagccttaccctcggctgtgcaatgcgaggagaccatgactcgaacccgggaccttccgatcacaggcggtaagactctaccgcttgcaccaggcccgcccttcactgTACCATATTAAACACTTGATTATTGAAGTTGTTATGGTTGTGCATACAGCTTATTCACTCCGCATACTGAGGTATAATGATATATACTTGCAGTTGCAGTTCTATGAAAGGAGCTAGCTATCCGAGGAAGGCTCTACACCTGCAAACCAGCGCTAGATTGTTTACTCAGTTTCATGTAAGCAAAGAGCCATAACTGGACGAAAAGAGCCAAAAGAAACACTCATATATCCATATCTTAATCTACTAACATATAGCATGTAATTGAAACACACAGTAGACAGTACCACATTCAATTGGTCGTATTGAGCAGACTGCGATAATGCTGCTGATATAGCTTTTCTTAGCATTTCTCCGACACCTTCAACGCCGTGCTTCACAGAAATGTAGAAAGCCTCAGGAGCATCAGCAAATGCAAGAAGGGAAGCAAGGGGCTGGGCATCATCATAAGTATAGGTCGAAATACCACCAGCCAAGCACGCTTCGTTTATTTGATGCACTACGTAGTCGAAAATGACAAAAAATAAATCCCGCTTCTCTTCCCTGGAGTTGGCTCGTGAATACTGTACAGGTGATAGATAAAAAAGGCATTTCATTAACTACATATAAAAGATGACAAAATGAAAAGCGTCTTAACCAAGAAACCTCCAGTGAAGTCAGAATTGTCAAACCACTATGATAGGGGCAATATGTTGTCATAATAATGGAGGTTCAAAATGGAATTGACAGCTGGGTATCAAGGGCAATCTGTTATCTCATAACAGACGGAAATTTGAAAAGGAACTTGCCAAACTTCAGCCTAGACTCCAGAAGGACAAAAGCAGCAATGACTAATCTTGGCTGTCAATATATACAATTTTATGTTGGCTATATTACCTAGCCATGTGTGGCAACCAAAAGTGAATTCCTATTCCACAAATTTTCATATCAATGATTAAAAAAAGGTAGCCCAAGGTGAATAATTTGGATAGCTGCAGGTGGAGCACAGATCAAGTGCAAAGTTCTCCAATAAATAATTTACGATCTATTGAGCTTATCATATATGACATCCAATCCTAATCAGGAAGGAATTCAATAGCACTGAAATGGGGATATTCTGCACAGAACTTACAAGTTTCTTAGTCAACAGTAAATATGATACATTTTCCTGTGTTCAAGCTTTGACTTATTAAAACAGGAGTATTAAAAAAAATTCCAGCGAACACATAGAAAGGCCAGATGTCTACATACGAATAAGAACAAACCTCAAGACAAATGTAGTCAATTCCACCAAGAAGATCAATCCGCTCGGGAACAAAATGTGTGTCACGAACACCATTCTGAGTTAAATCTGATACTTGGTACAGCATATTTGTTAACATGCAAATGAGCTTGCTGTGCACTACTTTTGCCCAAGAGTGCTCCACACTAATCTCAAGAAGAGTCTTAACCACCTGTTCaggattaaaatttaaaaaacacAGAGGTGACTTAAAGAACATTTTCAGCAATAAAAACATTCATACAAACTAGTAAACAGTACATACTCTGCATTTTATCCAGACTTCTGAAGAAAAGCTAACCCATGTGTCAAATACATTGAAATCGATTGGAATAGAATCACAATAATTCTAAAAAACATCTGAATTTTCTAACCTCACTACATACATGAGACAAACATATGCGAATTGCAGAGCCCACTAGGAAAAGTCTTATGATGGAATAGATTTTTAGCCAAATCTCAAAGAACACAGTCAGCTCTATGTTGCGCTGATAGTTGGCCTTTTTGGTTTGCAAATGGTTTTGACTGTGACCCCAAtaaacaaaaaatatatatataatgcatgttCAAATGATATCGTGCCTAGCATTGAATGAAATATAAAATAGGTATGTTTGCAGGTACATGATTAAACAAGGCAATCTCCAACATTTTTCTCTTTTACATAATACAGATGTGTGTGAAAATCAGGACCGAGAAATGCTGCAAAAAAGAATTAAAACATAACAAAAGTAAATTTGAAGATTGCATTTACCCTTATGTCCAGACCTCCCAGTCTACTCCTGATAATTTTTCCACCATCACAGACAAAGTAAAATAGACAACTCAAAGCTGAGGCCCACACGATCTCTTGCCGTTCCTCCATCTATGGAAGCAAGTAATTAATGAAACAATCACACATATCAGATTACCACCATACAAAAATATAGTTGCATAACATGGATTAATAAAGCCTTGCTCATGTTTTAGGGCTAAAAAATATGCttagaattaattaaattaatcaattaatttaataaaaaaacatGGATGAATTGGAGCATAAATACACATCCTCacgaaaaataaataaattcatacaGATAAATATGACACTAAAAGAGAAAGATAGCTCTCCGAGAGCAACAATGAAAATAGTTAATTTGCTTACACATTTCCTTGAGATCAACAGAATACAAATATAGCAACCCAAATGCATGCTCAGAATCAATTTTCTAAAAATAATACCTGTACTAGGAGAAGGAGAACCTCAAAAAGTATTTTAAGAAGCCATGACTCAAAT includes:
- the LOC136457197 gene encoding LOW QUALITY PROTEIN: uncharacterized protein (The sequence of the model RefSeq protein was modified relative to this genomic sequence to represent the inferred CDS: inserted 1 base in 1 codon), with product MPLREGAKRVASARHYAPAAPTPAPAGAPVPPHRPPRSVSAAGSISTASARKPPEPLRRAVADCLSPPAPHTHGPAAAAASAAAEASRTLRDYIANPSTMDMAYNVLIDHALAESDRSPAVVPRCVSLLKRYLIRYIPRVQTLRQIDLFCANTIAKCDLMANNRAASFAQNYVSAAAATNSSTLAPPISNFASASLVKSLNYVRSLVARHTPKLSFQSIVASKQSLPSLSSFLNKSLVSQLTPEVISNREHLESKECHSSPDLISSASEKVDVGEPVDDSKYISFDILSWRWHVHGERQSSLSAKESSSDFVGLRDFHIHGFLEVGAAALLVGDMDAKINDQQWKYSVTQEFPDIDLLQPSSSAPSTFASSQSHLKAITASKRMRSAPNQVWMNIPINTFQPRARPLFQYRYYSEQQPLRLNPAEISEVIAEVCSEATSNANQSIAPSRLSTQSRQPSADVAFSVLIKLVIDMYMMDSETAAPLTLYMLEGMLSSQKSSARTKALDLILNLGVHAHLLEPMVVGDAPLIDKSESVNHSYLSNEYGSSIDEPREAEPEEEQKISPAIDQFESWLLKILFEVLLLLVQMEERQEIVWASALSCLFYFVCDGGKIIRSRLGGLDIRVVKTLLEISVEHSWAKVVHSKLICMLTNMLYQVSDLTQNGVRDTHFVPERIDLLGGIDYICLEYSRANSREEKRDLFFVIFDYVVHQINEACLAGGISTYTYDDAQPLASLLAFADAPEAFYISVKHGVEGVGEMLRKAISAALSQSAQYDQLNVLLDKVMRKLDGTASTFSRIDNEFSYMIQVTKSCKCFSSIKDGCDDADVALRARLCWATLHSLLHSQISSYRHHGYIWLVELLLSEISEETDGSVWSKIQKLQEEIEVAGSQDLSCSEVSLPVCMLCGLLKSKHNFIRWGFLYVLDKFXMRCKLLLDDSDTQDHATADRSKNCLDKAFAVIDIMNSALLLVVQNNETDHINILKMCDMLFSQLCLRIPSTNVMHVRGLQSLGQLFGYTSKNIDSHLETLASHQSVGNKNLCRSETLQDIGMDQSGQSTSFCEASMAALLLRGLAIAPMQLVARVPTSLFFWPLIQLEGAASDDIALGIAVGSTGRGNLPGATSDIRAALLLLLIGKCTADQEALKEVEGNEFFRGLLDDTDSRVAYYSAAFLLKRMMTEEPEIYQRMLQSLISKAQQCNNEKLLENPYLQMRGILQLLNDLGVQ